The Kineococcus endophyticus genome has a window encoding:
- the kdgD gene encoding 5-dehydro-4-deoxyglucarate dehydratase codes for MSRPSDLSPDDLRRTLGAGLLSFPVTHTHADLSFDEDGYREHVAHLSGFGASGLFAAGGTGEFPALTQAEVSTVVRATVEANAGRSPVVGPVGYGTATAVAMAREVEAAGADGVFVLPPYLNEVTQEGLYQHVAAVCRATRLGVVVYHRANARFTARTVDRLVAEFDNLVGFKDGVCDIDLLATLNARHGDRLLLVGGLPTAETYALPYLDLGATTYSSAIFNFAPRWAKEFYDRVRAGDRAGVQARLAEFVLPYLEIRDRSAGYAVSIVKAGMTAAGRTAGAVRPPLTDLTEAELAELIPLVQKVL; via the coding sequence GTGTCCCGCCCCAGCGACCTGTCCCCCGACGACCTGCGCCGCACCCTCGGCGCGGGGCTGCTGTCCTTCCCCGTGACGCACACGCACGCCGACCTGTCCTTCGACGAGGACGGCTACCGCGAGCACGTCGCCCACCTGTCGGGGTTCGGTGCGAGCGGGCTGTTCGCCGCGGGCGGGACCGGGGAGTTCCCGGCCCTGACCCAGGCCGAGGTGTCCACCGTGGTCCGCGCCACGGTCGAGGCGAACGCCGGGCGCAGCCCCGTCGTGGGCCCGGTCGGGTACGGGACGGCGACGGCCGTGGCGATGGCCCGCGAGGTCGAGGCGGCGGGCGCGGACGGGGTGTTCGTGCTGCCGCCCTACCTCAACGAGGTGACGCAGGAAGGTCTCTACCAGCACGTCGCCGCCGTGTGCCGGGCGACGCGTCTCGGGGTCGTCGTGTACCACCGCGCGAACGCCCGGTTCACGGCCCGCACGGTCGACCGCCTCGTCGCCGAGTTCGACAACCTCGTCGGGTTCAAGGACGGCGTCTGCGACATCGACCTGCTCGCCACCCTGAACGCCCGGCACGGCGACCGGTTGCTGCTCGTCGGCGGGTTGCCCACAGCCGAGACCTACGCGCTGCCGTACCTCGACCTCGGCGCGACGACGTACTCCAGCGCCATCTTCAACTTCGCACCGCGCTGGGCGAAGGAGTTCTACGACCGGGTGCGCGCCGGGGACCGCGCGGGCGTGCAGGCGCGGCTGGCCGAGTTCGTCCTGCCCTACCTCGAGATCCGCGACCGCAGCGCGGGGTACGCCGTCTCGATCGTCAAGGCCGGGATGACGGCCGCCGGCCGCACCGCCGGGGCGGTCCGGCCGCCGCTCACCGACCTCACCGAGGCCGAACTCGCCGAGCTGATCCCCCTCGTCCAGAAGGTGCTCTGA
- a CDS encoding alpha/beta fold hydrolase, translating into MSLHEIEFRSANGRDTVQGWLYRPPGTVRGVVQVVHGLGEHSRRYLHLTSTLLDAGFAVVADDHAGHGRTAVLQGTWADAGADAARVVVEDELTLQRHARELLPAVPDLPYVLFGHSWGSLIARAVAVDPAARLSGLALGGIVAQMRGFESGIDRQALRALAEGEQAAQPSPPELVGQFFAGFLERFGEGAGPTAWVALDEDVVADHGRDPLNNFGAPLSNRFLQGFADLYDRVSGDDWYAAVPADLPVLVVAGDQDPVANYGEGAYHVANRLHRSGHPDVRTRVFPGVRHEVHNEPPTRAEFERELVEFVARVCDR; encoded by the coding sequence ATGTCCCTGCACGAGATCGAGTTCCGTTCGGCCAACGGCCGCGACACCGTCCAGGGGTGGTTGTACCGCCCGCCGGGGACGGTGCGCGGGGTGGTCCAGGTCGTCCACGGCCTCGGGGAGCACTCGCGCCGGTACCTGCACCTGACCTCGACGCTGCTCGACGCGGGGTTCGCCGTCGTCGCCGACGACCACGCCGGCCACGGCCGCACCGCGGTCCTGCAGGGCACGTGGGCCGACGCCGGCGCGGACGCCGCCCGCGTCGTCGTCGAGGACGAGCTGACGCTCCAGCGGCACGCCCGGGAACTCCTGCCGGCGGTCCCGGACCTGCCGTACGTCCTGTTCGGGCACAGCTGGGGTTCGCTCATCGCGCGGGCCGTGGCCGTCGACCCCGCGGCACGGCTCAGCGGCCTGGCCCTCGGCGGCATCGTCGCGCAGATGCGGGGTTTCGAGTCCGGCATCGACCGGCAGGCCCTGCGGGCCCTGGCCGAGGGCGAGCAGGCGGCACAGCCGTCGCCGCCGGAACTCGTGGGCCAGTTCTTCGCGGGGTTCCTCGAACGGTTCGGCGAGGGCGCCGGCCCGACCGCGTGGGTCGCCCTCGACGAGGACGTCGTGGCCGACCACGGACGTGACCCGCTCAACAACTTCGGGGCTCCGCTGAGCAACCGGTTCCTGCAGGGGTTCGCCGACCTGTACGACCGGGTGAGCGGGGACGACTGGTACGCGGCCGTCCCGGCGGACCTGCCGGTGCTCGTGGTCGCCGGGGACCAGGACCCCGTGGCGAACTACGGCGAGGGCGCGTACCACGTCGCGAACCGGCTGCACCGCAGCGGGCACCCCGACGTCCGCACCCGGGTGTTCCCCGGCGTGCGGCACGAGGTGCACAACGAACCCCCGACACGCGCAGAGTTCGAGCGCGAACTCGTGGAGTTCGTGGCGCGCGTCTGCGACCGCTGA
- a CDS encoding glucarate dehydratase family protein, which yields MPGSTRSTSPVLDVTITPVAFHDPALLNNVGVHEPFALRSVVEVRTGDGVVGLGESYGDTEHLQRLHRAVPHLLGVDVFDLHAVGRAVAASLGGAASRAGDLLGQVVQDAADRVLSPFEVACLDAQGKLTGRPVSDLLGGAVRDEVAYSAYAFYKWAAHPGGEEDGWGAALDPAGIVTQVRRMVDEHGFTAVKLKGGVFPPQEEVEAVRALRAEFPDLPLRLDPNGAWTPDTSVRVAEELDGVLEYLEDPTPGIPGMAEVSRRLEGRMPLATNMCVVAFEDLPPAVAQDAVQVVLSDHHYWGGLRRTQDLGRICEVFGLGLSMHSNSHLGISLAAMTHLAAATPNLDYACDTHWPWKRADEDVVVPGVLEFSGGAVRVPTGPGLGVELDRDALARLHEQFERCGLRARDDTTYMRTVDPGFVPHRAAW from the coding sequence ATGCCCGGCAGCACCCGCTCCACGAGCCCGGTCCTGGACGTGACCATCACGCCCGTCGCCTTCCACGACCCCGCCCTGCTCAACAACGTCGGCGTCCACGAGCCGTTCGCGCTGCGCAGCGTCGTGGAGGTCCGCACGGGCGACGGCGTCGTCGGCCTCGGCGAGAGCTACGGCGACACCGAGCACCTGCAGCGGCTGCACCGCGCGGTCCCCCACCTGCTCGGCGTCGACGTCTTCGACCTGCACGCCGTGGGCCGTGCCGTCGCCGCGTCGCTGGGCGGGGCTGCGTCCCGGGCCGGCGACCTGCTGGGCCAGGTCGTGCAGGACGCCGCCGACCGCGTGCTCAGCCCGTTCGAGGTGGCCTGCCTGGACGCGCAGGGCAAGCTCACCGGCCGCCCCGTGAGCGACCTGCTCGGCGGCGCCGTGCGCGACGAGGTCGCCTACAGCGCCTACGCGTTCTACAAGTGGGCCGCCCACCCCGGCGGCGAGGAGGACGGGTGGGGCGCCGCCCTCGACCCGGCCGGGATCGTGACCCAGGTGCGGCGCATGGTCGACGAGCACGGGTTCACGGCCGTCAAGCTCAAGGGCGGGGTGTTCCCTCCCCAGGAGGAGGTCGAGGCCGTCCGCGCGCTGCGCGCCGAGTTCCCCGACCTCCCCCTGCGGTTGGACCCGAACGGGGCGTGGACACCGGACACGTCCGTGCGGGTGGCCGAGGAACTCGACGGGGTGCTGGAGTACCTGGAGGACCCCACGCCCGGCATCCCCGGGATGGCGGAGGTGTCGCGGCGGCTCGAGGGCCGGATGCCGCTGGCCACCAACATGTGCGTCGTCGCCTTCGAGGACCTGCCGCCCGCCGTGGCGCAGGACGCCGTCCAGGTCGTCCTGTCCGACCACCACTACTGGGGCGGGCTGCGCCGGACGCAGGACCTCGGCCGGATCTGCGAGGTGTTCGGCCTGGGCCTGTCGATGCACTCCAACTCCCACCTCGGGATCAGCCTGGCGGCCATGACCCACCTCGCGGCCGCCACGCCGAACCTCGACTACGCGTGCGACACGCACTGGCCGTGGAAGCGCGCCGACGAGGACGTCGTGGTGCCCGGCGTCCTGGAGTTCTCCGGCGGCGCCGTCCGGGTGCCCACGGGGCCCGGACTGGGGGTGGAACTGGACCGGGACGCGCTCGCGCGGCTGCACGAGCAGTTCGAGCGGTGCGGGCTGCGCGCCCGCGACGACACGACGTACATGCGGACGGTCGACCCGGGGTTCGTCCCGCACCGCGCAGCCTGGTGA